In the genome of Arachis stenosperma cultivar V10309 chromosome 2, arast.V10309.gnm1.PFL2, whole genome shotgun sequence, the window AAGCCCAAAACCAACACATATCAAGCAATCCAGAGAGTAGGAATGAAGAAGAGTGTATTTGGAAGAAAACCTGGAAGTGGTGAAAACACTCAAACAAGGTAAGCTAGATGACACTTGGTTTGGTCATTCATTGCCGATACACTCTCTCTGATTGCTGAATTTAGATCACTTAGTTTCAATCATGTGAAATGAAATAGAAATAGGGTAGCACATGGACTAGCAAAATGGGCATTTACTAATCCAAATTTAGTGTGAATGGAAGAAGCTTCAAACCATATACAAAATACGGCAGGGATAAATATCATTGCTCCTCATGAATTTAACCCTCTCTTTCCTTCAAAAACAAAAGAGTATATAATAACCActttaaattctgctcaatATGGAAAAGGCTTCAAACCATACACAATACATGACACAACAACTTGGACTACTTCCAGTTTCTTAACAACCTCATCCATGGAAGGTCTCAATTCAGGTGATATTGCCATGCATGCCTCTGCTAGTATCATCATCTTCTTTAGCATTCGACCATGCATGTCATCGCGAATCGAATTGTTAAATGAGCTCTGAAGATCATTATTATTATACTCAGATGACAATTTTCCAGTTAGTATCTCAAAAAGAACAACACCAAATCCGTACACATCAGATTTTTGAGTCAGAATTCCAGTTCGAATAACCTCCGGCGCGTAATACCCTTTATTTCGTGTAAAAAGGTTGGTTGATTTGCCACTGAATATAGAATGCAAGCCAAAATACGATATGCAACCTTTAATATCTGCTGTGACAAGTATATTGGATGTGCTAATGTTGCCATGAACAAATTCTCCTTCAGTTGATGAGTGGATATGAGCAACACCCTTTGCAACTCCAAGTAAAATCTTCAGTTTCAAATCCCAATCTAGTAGTGGCATTCCATTCTTCCTTTTCTCTGTAACCATATTACACATGGTATATAAGTTTAAGAAAGTCATGGGGCTATGGATCGAAGAAGTTCCTATATACCTTATGTaaatttgattatatttttGGTATGAGCAGAGTAATGCATTTTACATTGACCTCACTTTGCCGAAGCAAGTAGAGGAGTTTTAGTAAAAGAAAATTACTattttttactataaaaaatttgaacGCCAACAATTATGTaaattaaatcaatatttataaaaaattgaattattttatttatatcttgtttatttgtttattcttagaaaaacaagtaaaagatATTTGTTGTCTAGACATTGACTTAGAAAAACAAGTAAATAAGATATATGTTGTCTAGAcgttgattatatatataatatatatacaaaatggTAGGCAACCaacattttttctttgtttttactTTATATAGAGAACAATATTAGccaattttctatttttctataAGTATTAGTCCTAACTAaggtaaaaactaaaaaaatagagattttatgtaaaattaaaaaaataaattaaatatgtaaaatattatAGCAAtatttaaatcataaaattagattagtttaaattatataaaataaattcacttatttaaaatcataatatcaaaatattttaagagCTCTCCGTAATAGTCCCTTATATATTGTTAGCCAAAAATACTTATCCTCTTAGAATTTATGTTAAAAGAATCCCAATGTAGAACCTCATGGCATGAGAGTAAGGGGTTGAAAAGCAGTTACCATGCAACAGATCGGAAAGGTTGCAGCTGGCTATGTAGTCGTAAATGAGCAACTTCTCATCCTTGGAATAATAGCCAGCAAGAAGGGGCATAATATTCGGGTGCCTAGAAAGCCTTTGCAAAATCAGCAACTGCCGATCAAACTCACTCTTCCCCACCACCACATTTCTCAGCCTCTTCACAACCAGCGTCGTCCCATCCTCCAACATTGCTTTGTAAGCAAACGTTCCATAACTCGTCATCCCAAGAGCCTCACCCGAAGCACCTAACAACTCATCAATATGGAAATTACTAGAAGACCCTTCGAAATCGGGGAACGTTATTGTAACAGAGTCAGTTGGACTACTTGACTCGGGTTTGATGTTTGTGTTGAAAATGGATTGGCTCTGGCGATTCACAAAAGCATTAGATCCCAAAGACGGCGAACTTGTTTCGTGTATCTCTAAATGGCCCAAATCAGCGGATAAAGAGACGCGACCAGAAGAAGAGCACCGTAAATGTGATGCAGAGGATAATTTACTCACTTCACTGCTTATTTTCCTGACCTCAAGCAGAGTCTCCTTCAAATCTCTGGCTGTCTGAGCCTGCAAGTCAATCATGAAGAACTTGACCAAAGATTCTACCAACGCCACCAGCTGTTCTTGGTACCGGATCCTGGCGATGAAATTCAACTTGCGGATCTTGGAACACTTGTAGACGAGCTTGGTGCCTTGTTCCATTTCTCTCATGAGGGATTCAAGCTCTTCCTTTGGACGACCCAATTCATTGTTGTGGTTCTCTATCTCTTTGACCACAGGAGCGATTGCTGTTAACGTTGTTCTCAGGTGCGCTAAGGTTTGTCTGAACATCATGGCCTTGTCTTTCATTGCCAGGACCGCTTTTAGCAGTTCTCCAAACACAGCACCTACTGCAGCTCCTCCTACTAGTGATGCTGCCATACttaattgttttattatttagCTACTGATTGGTGTGAGGTTTGAGCAACAGATCAGAGAAAGTTCTTACTTGTTACTTGTTGGTGTACCAAGTTGATTATTAGCAAAACTGCTTTCTTGTATGGAGACAGAGTCAACGCGTCTGAAACATGATTCGAGAATGGGAGGCTTCTTGGTTCCTTCAAATAAGCTTCTTTtactttacttttctttttctttttatattcacatccattattttttattatatctcggaaaaaaatattagagattatcgtattttatgatttataattattaattaattattattaatattattaatggtataaaattacatcaaataatgtaaaatcatttattttttattattgattaaataAGCAGAAATACATGTTGTTATATCcaaccattatcataaaattattatatttaaatttattgagTTATAGTAgctgataaaaaaattaatgaaaaattatttaaaattaaacatttttagtttttttatatatattttttatgtacaaaatttttataaatataaatataaattattgttgattaaatactaataaaaaataataatatttattggccatttagtattatttattataaattataagttatctatactttttatttacaaataaacaaatattcaaaaatcataaaacaatatataaattaaaagattacTAAACTCGAATTATATAGCTTCTAACTAACCTTGAGCAAAGTCTCCTTCAAATCTCTGGCAGTCTGAGCTTGCATATCAATGATAAAGAATCTTACAAGAGACTCCACCAGTGCTGCAAGCTGTTCTTGGCAATGGATCCTTGCCGGAAAACTGCACCTGCAGATCTTGGAACACTTGTAAATTAAACAAGCTTTGTCCCTTTTTCCATGTCTCTTATCAACAATTCAGGTTCTTCCTTTGGGCGAGCGACCCAATTCGTCGTTGTGTAGTTCATTCTCTCTGATCAAAGGCTGAATTGCCGTTAGAGTGCTTCTAATGTATGCCAAGGTTTTCTCAAAGCTTCGGGCTTTGTGTTCAATTTCAAGAACTGCTTTCAGTAATTTTCCGAAAGCAGCTCCTCCTATTAGAGATGCTGCCATAATTACTACTATTATTCGATAGTAATTAACAATCACAGGGCAAAGCAACAAAAGAAATTTTCCTAATTAATGTTCTTAGTTATTATATTCATAGTGTGGAACTAACCTGATTATTATTGAtgagttttaaaaatttcaaatttaaattaataatgattaaacattattaatataattaattgtaaaattattaatttaattttaatttatatgagttaattaataattttgtttttcaaattctGCTACTGGTCCAGAAAAAATAGCAAGCCCAAGATGTTGAAAATAAATCAGTCTTGGTTATAAAAATGATGAATGTTGTGGCtgatttgtttttatttttgttgggctaaatttaattattattagccCAAATCAATTTTGGTGGAGAGATCCACTAGCTTGGtctatattaaaaaattgagaAAGAAAGAACCATGTATGCTTCCACGGATATCATATTCATCTTTTGATAGATTTCAAATTATGTTTGAATGCACTTAACGAAGACATTGAAAATAGGAAAGAGAAAGTAAGAAAAGTGATTTGATTGCCTTAAGTGTTCTATACGCTTCTAGGTTTGGGTTTCGAAACAATTAATTCATTTCATTCTCTTTCTTAGTTTCACTAAAAGTATTTCTAagtcttttctcttctctctcatctttctTCTTGCTTTCGGTCACTTCACAACAACTATGGAAGAAATTTTAAGCTACcatttgaaagaagaagaagctagAAGAAAGCTAAAGACCATTATAATGATggtaagaaaaagaaaacaaaaagtatgttGTAGCTGAGATCTTCACCAAAAAGGAGTAAGATTTGGTGAAGTAATCTCAAGCTCTTCATaccaaaaatggaagaagatgatCTCGGTTAGAGGAAGAAGATCCTTGGAGGTATGGTTTGTCTCTGCTTttgatcaaccaccacaggaggTAGCTACAGTAGCTACGTGATGGAGGATGCAGAAGTTAGAGCAGAAGAAGCTGTCATCATCAAGAGTGCATCAAGGGCTAGATATCCTTCTTAGAGTGCAAGTCAAGATGGAAGGTCTGGATTGATGAAGTTTGGTGTAAAAGGAAGACacagaggtaattgcatgttagATTTTACATTCggttatctctcttctctctctggcCGAACCGATTTtgggttgaagaagaagaagtttagCTTGGTTCAATAGTTTCAACTGTGGATGTTTTCCCTTCTATAAATAAGGGAGAACAGCCAGGGcttgaagaaaaggaaaagagtgAAAGCACAGTGTTCCTATAGCTACCCCAGCTAACAGAAGTTCTTCgccttcaatgttcttcattttgtatttttctgtttaattttgtctgttttgagtctcatgaaaaaaggcaaacagtgaagtttgtaagaaaaaatcatagagcgaaaaaaggctgagagtgcaaaattaaaagaaaaagccatagatgtctttagaggtcctttgtacatctgtgttgtgtttcatgattctgtgaaaattcccttgcaagttgggttagtacttagcagttgaaagcttggtGGGTTACCAAGTCAAGTTCAATTTTGGAAATAGATTCTGGACTTGTCTCAGATAGGAAGGGTAGTTCTTAGGGATaattggtgtttgtaatcaaagat includes:
- the LOC130961480 gene encoding probable inactive receptor kinase RLK902, with the protein product MQAQTARDLKETLLKEPRSLPFSNHVSDALTLSPYKKAVLLIINLVHQQVTTSLVGGAAVGAVFGELLKAVLAMKDKAMMFRQTLAHLRTTLTAIAPVVKEIENHNNELGRPKEELESLMREMEQGTKLVYKCSKIRKLNFIARIRYQEQLVALVESLVKFFMIDLQAQTARDLKETLLEVRKISSEVSKLSSASHLRCSSSGRVSLSADLGHLEIHETSSPSLGSNAFVNRQSQSIFNTNIKPESSSPTDSVTITFPDFEGSSSNFHIDELLGASGEALGMTSYGTFAYKAMLEDGTTLVVKRLRNVVVGKSEFDRQLLILQRLSRHPNIMPLLAGYYSKDEKLLIYDYIASCNLSDLLHEKRKNGMPLLDWDLKLKILLGVAKGVAHIHSSTEGEFVHGNISTSNILVTADIKGCISYFGLHSIFSGKSTNLFTRNKGYYAPEVIRTGILTQKSDVYGFGVVLFEILTGKLSSEYNNNDLQSSFNNSIRDDMHGRMLKKMMILAEACMAISPELRPSMDEVVKKLEVVQVVVSCIVYGLKPFPY